From the Platichthys flesus chromosome 6, fPlaFle2.1, whole genome shotgun sequence genome, one window contains:
- the zgc:173742 gene encoding DNA topoisomerase I, mitochondrial isoform X1 translates to MGIEKEAKGEGKPKHRKLKRLSDDESALAAGDSIQITIRDSTKPNKSAEKTDNGKSKKVRTPKKETHESANGLSDSVKEEPEDEDFAVKKKGLKRKRNKEEHLEGPPHPSAKTTSKGKKRQHEPDDEGAGDAQKKKSKKRKEEVVKKEEGEHPVSKKPKRTKQQAEEAKLLKIKKKEEEEQSRWRWWEEEKYEDGLKWKFLEHKGPSFPPEYQPLPDDVHFLYKGQKVKLSSAAEEVAMFFAQMLDHEYTTKTVFRENFFQDWRKEMTHEERALIQDLDKCDFREIHAMHKAKVEARKNMSKEEKLALKEANQKIVDEYGFCMLDHHKERIGNFKIEPPGLFRGRGEHPKQGMLKKRIQPEDVIINCSKEACVPLPPAGHRWKEVRHDNTVTWLASWTENIQGSIKYIMLNANSKLKGEKDWEKYEVARKLKTCVDRIRNQYLLDLKSKEMVTRQRAVALYFIDKLALRAGNEKEEGETADTVGCCSLRVEHITLHEQLDGSECVVEFDFLGKDSIRYYNKVPVIKKVFKSLKLFLQNKEPGDDLFDRLSTVLMNKHLSSLMPGLTAKVFRTYNASIVLQQQLKELTNKSDNESEKLLSYNRANRAVAILCNHQRALPKTFEQSMANLQAKIDARKEKLALAKTELKQVKKEAKTKGSPDSKLQVLVERKKSAVQRAEEQLMKMEVQATDKEENKQVALGTSKLNYLDPRISVAWSKNMEVPVEKIYNKSQRDKFAWAIDMTELDFEF, encoded by the exons CGATTCGGTGAAAGAGGAGCCAGAGGACGAGGACTTTGCCGTGAAGAAGAAAGggttgaaaaggaaaagaaataaagaagagCACTTGGAAGGTCCCCCACACCCCAGTGCAAAAACTAC CTCCAAGGGGAAGAAAAGGCAACATGAGCCGGACGATGAAGGTGCCGGAGATGCTCAGAAAAAGAAgtcaaagaagaggaaagaagag GTGGtaaagaaggaggaaggagagcacCCAGTCTCCAAAAAACCTAAGAGGACCAAGCAGCAGGCTGAAGAGGCCAAACTGCTGAAGATcaaaaagaaggaagaggaggagcagagtcgCTGGAGATG GTGGGAGGAAGAAAAGTATGAAGATGGGCTGAAATGGAAGTTCCTGGAGCACAAAGGACCGTCCTTCCCCCCCGAGTACCAGCCTCTACCTGACGACGTTCACTTTCTCTACAAAG GTCAGAAGGTGAAGCTGAGCTCGGCCGCCGAGGAGGTGGCAATGTTCTTCGCCCAGATGCTGGACCACGAGTACACCACCAAAACGGTCTTCAGAGAGAACTTCTTTCAAGACTGGAGGAAG GAGATGACCCATGAGGAGAGAGCACTGATTCAGGATCTTGACAAATGTGACTTTAGAGAGATCCACGCAATGCACAAAGCCAAGGTGGAGGCCAGGAAAAACATGAGcaaggaggagaagctg GCTTTGAAAGAAGCCAATCAGAAGATAGTGGATGAGTATGGCTTCTGTATGCTGGACCACCACAAAGAGCGTATCGGCAACTTTAAGATTGAGCCTCCAGGGCTGTTCAGGGGCAGAGGCGAGCACCCCAAGCAGGGCATGCTGAAGAAGAGGATCCAGCCAGAGGACGTCATCATCAACTGCAGCAA AGAAGCGTGTGTCccgctgccccctgctggtcaccgCTGGAAAGAGGTGAGGCATGATAACACTGTGACGTGGCTGGCCAGCTGGACTGAGAACATCCAGGGCTCCATCAAATACATCATGCTCAATGCCAACTCAAAACTCAAG GGAGAGAAGGACTGGGAGAAATACGAGGTAGCCAGGAAACTGAAGACATGCGTGGACAGGATCCGTAACCAATACCTCCTGGATCTCAAGTCCAAAGAGATGGTCACTCGCCAGAGAGCTGTGGCCCTCTACTTCATAGACAAG CTGGCACTGAGGGCTGGTaatgaaaaggaggagggagagacggcAGACACGGTGGGCTGCTGCTCGCTCCGTGTGGAGCACATCACCCTGCACGAGCAGCTGGACGGCAGCGAATGTGTGGTGGAGTTCGACTTCCTCGGTAAAGATTCCATTCGCTACTACAACAAAGTCCCCGTCATCAAGAAG GTTTTTAAGAGCCTTAAACTCTTCCTGCAGAACAAAGAACCTGGAGATGACCTCTTTGACCGACTCAGT ACAGTCCTGATGAACAAGCATCTCAGTTCCCTGATGCCGGGTCTGACTGCGAAGGTCTTCAGGACGTACAACGCCTCcatcgtcctgcagcagcagctcaaagaGCTCACAAACA AGTCTGACAATGAGTCGGAGAAGCTGCTGTCCTACAACAGAGCGAACCGAGCAGTTGCTATTCTCTGTAACCATCAGCGGGCGCTGCCAAAGACCTTTGAGCAGTCTATGGCAAATCTACAGGCCAAG ATTGATGCTAGAAAGGAGAAGCTGGCTTTGGCGAAGACGGAGCTGAAACAGGTCAAGAAGGAGGCCAAGACCAAAGGCAGCCCAGACTCAAAGCTGCAGGT GCTGGTGGAGCGGAAGAAGTCAGCGGTGCAGCGCGCTGAAGAGCAGCTGATGAAGATGGAGGTCCAGGCGACtgataaagaggaaaacaaacaggtcGCACTGGGTACCTCCAAGCTCAACTATCTGGACCCACGCATTAGTGTGGCTTG GAGTAAGAACATGGAGGTACCtgtagaaaaaatatataataagagCCAAAGGGACAAGTTTGCCTGGGCCATCGACATGACTGAGCTGGACTTTGAGTTCTAA
- the zgc:173742 gene encoding DNA topoisomerase 1 isoform X3, which translates to MFFAQMLDHEYTTKTVFRENFFQDWRKEMTHEERALIQDLDKCDFREIHAMHKAKVEARKNMSKEEKLALKEANQKIVDEYGFCMLDHHKERIGNFKIEPPGLFRGRGEHPKQGMLKKRIQPEDVIINCSKEACVPLPPAGHRWKEVRHDNTVTWLASWTENIQGSIKYIMLNANSKLKGEKDWEKYEVARKLKTCVDRIRNQYLLDLKSKEMVTRQRAVALYFIDKLALRAGNEKEEGETADTVGCCSLRVEHITLHEQLDGSECVVEFDFLGKDSIRYYNKVPVIKKVFKSLKLFLQNKEPGDDLFDRLSTVLMNKHLSSLMPGLTAKVFRTYNASIVLQQQLKELTNKSDNESEKLLSYNRANRAVAILCNHQRALPKTFEQSMANLQAKIDARKEKLALAKTELKQVKKEAKTKGSPDSKLQVLVERKKSAVQRAEEQLMKMEVQATDKEENKQVALGTSKLNYLDPRISVAWSKNMEVPVEKIYNKSQRDKFAWAIDMTELDFEF; encoded by the exons ATGTTCTTCGCCCAGATGCTGGACCACGAGTACACCACCAAAACGGTCTTCAGAGAGAACTTCTTTCAAGACTGGAGGAAG GAGATGACCCATGAGGAGAGAGCACTGATTCAGGATCTTGACAAATGTGACTTTAGAGAGATCCACGCAATGCACAAAGCCAAGGTGGAGGCCAGGAAAAACATGAGcaaggaggagaagctg GCTTTGAAAGAAGCCAATCAGAAGATAGTGGATGAGTATGGCTTCTGTATGCTGGACCACCACAAAGAGCGTATCGGCAACTTTAAGATTGAGCCTCCAGGGCTGTTCAGGGGCAGAGGCGAGCACCCCAAGCAGGGCATGCTGAAGAAGAGGATCCAGCCAGAGGACGTCATCATCAACTGCAGCAA AGAAGCGTGTGTCccgctgccccctgctggtcaccgCTGGAAAGAGGTGAGGCATGATAACACTGTGACGTGGCTGGCCAGCTGGACTGAGAACATCCAGGGCTCCATCAAATACATCATGCTCAATGCCAACTCAAAACTCAAG GGAGAGAAGGACTGGGAGAAATACGAGGTAGCCAGGAAACTGAAGACATGCGTGGACAGGATCCGTAACCAATACCTCCTGGATCTCAAGTCCAAAGAGATGGTCACTCGCCAGAGAGCTGTGGCCCTCTACTTCATAGACAAG CTGGCACTGAGGGCTGGTaatgaaaaggaggagggagagacggcAGACACGGTGGGCTGCTGCTCGCTCCGTGTGGAGCACATCACCCTGCACGAGCAGCTGGACGGCAGCGAATGTGTGGTGGAGTTCGACTTCCTCGGTAAAGATTCCATTCGCTACTACAACAAAGTCCCCGTCATCAAGAAG GTTTTTAAGAGCCTTAAACTCTTCCTGCAGAACAAAGAACCTGGAGATGACCTCTTTGACCGACTCAGT ACAGTCCTGATGAACAAGCATCTCAGTTCCCTGATGCCGGGTCTGACTGCGAAGGTCTTCAGGACGTACAACGCCTCcatcgtcctgcagcagcagctcaaagaGCTCACAAACA AGTCTGACAATGAGTCGGAGAAGCTGCTGTCCTACAACAGAGCGAACCGAGCAGTTGCTATTCTCTGTAACCATCAGCGGGCGCTGCCAAAGACCTTTGAGCAGTCTATGGCAAATCTACAGGCCAAG ATTGATGCTAGAAAGGAGAAGCTGGCTTTGGCGAAGACGGAGCTGAAACAGGTCAAGAAGGAGGCCAAGACCAAAGGCAGCCCAGACTCAAAGCTGCAGGT GCTGGTGGAGCGGAAGAAGTCAGCGGTGCAGCGCGCTGAAGAGCAGCTGATGAAGATGGAGGTCCAGGCGACtgataaagaggaaaacaaacaggtcGCACTGGGTACCTCCAAGCTCAACTATCTGGACCCACGCATTAGTGTGGCTTG GAGTAAGAACATGGAGGTACCtgtagaaaaaatatataataagagCCAAAGGGACAAGTTTGCCTGGGCCATCGACATGACTGAGCTGGACTTTGAGTTCTAA
- the hsbp1b gene encoding heat shock factor-binding protein 1b → MAETDPKSVQDLTNVVQTLLQQMQDKFQTMSDQIIGRIDEMSTRIDDLEKNISDLMTQAGVEEIEAPPEKAKEGPGS, encoded by the exons ATGGCTGAGACTGACCCCAAGTCTGTGCAGGACCTCACTAACGTG GTCCAGACTCTGCTGCAACAGATGCAGGACAAGTTCCAGACCATGTCAGACCAGATCATCGGCAGAA TCGATGAGATGAGCACACGTATTGACGACTTGGAGAAGAACATCTCTGACCTGATGACCCAGGCGGGTGTGGAGGAGATCGAGGCACCACCAGAGAAGGCGAAAGAGGGTCCAGGGTCATAA